The following proteins are encoded in a genomic region of [Eubacterium] hominis:
- a CDS encoding C39 family peptidase, protein MRKIILTFLLLLPIFVMNIEAKTFKENDVIEEKKDEKVQGWSIEDGKTYYVDEIGHRVIGIKKINNEYYYFENDGSLCCTQKWKYIDNQWYLVKANGMLKIGWYHNEEGWHYFNSEGQMLTGWQEIDGNTYLFTDKGVITTGWRNQNGWRYFNEQGHMYLGWKYVSGEKYYFNYRGYITIGINEIGNELYYFNEQGHLNKQEKWRKINGEWYFIKSDGRLKIGWYHNEEGWHYFNSEGQMLTGWQEINGNTYLFTDKGIITTGWHSSDSNLYYFNKDGHMCKGSKTIDQRKYYFNTSNGELMSMTAPIPYYMQTDSRWANKKYGSGTMASTGCAQTCAAMAFSFLKNQTILPPDVASWGYKNGYYNGKVTGTIGSFWPAISKHYGIACQGNLTVDQAIDALRHGKLVVAGMNPPNFTFEGTTHEIIIYGIDENNMVSVYDPYFKSHNKKYSIKQIFKEKSTDKGDCTSGGPIFALG, encoded by the coding sequence ATGAGAAAAATTATATTAACGTTTTTATTACTACTACCAATATTTGTAATGAATATTGAAGCAAAAACATTTAAAGAAAATGATGTTATAGAAGAAAAAAAAGATGAAAAAGTTCAAGGCTGGTCTATTGAAGATGGGAAGACATATTATGTTGATGAAATAGGACACAGAGTTATAGGAATAAAAAAAATAAATAATGAATATTATTATTTTGAAAATGATGGAAGCCTTTGTTGTACTCAAAAATGGAAATATATAGATAATCAATGGTATTTAGTTAAAGCAAATGGAATGTTAAAAATTGGTTGGTACCATAATGAAGAAGGTTGGCATTACTTTAATTCAGAAGGGCAAATGTTAACAGGGTGGCAAGAGATAGATGGAAATACATATTTATTTACAGATAAAGGTGTAATAACAACAGGTTGGAGAAATCAAAATGGCTGGAGATATTTCAATGAACAAGGACATATGTATTTAGGATGGAAATATGTTTCAGGGGAAAAATACTATTTTAATTATAGAGGATATATAACAATAGGAATAAACGAGATAGGAAATGAGCTATATTATTTTAATGAACAAGGACATTTGAATAAACAAGAGAAATGGAGAAAAATAAATGGAGAATGGTATTTTATAAAAAGTGATGGAAGATTGAAAATTGGTTGGTACCATAACGAAGAAGGTTGGCATTACTTTAATTCAGAAGGACAAATGTTAACAGGGTGGCAAGAAATAAATGGAAATACATATTTATTTACAGATAAAGGTATTATAACAACAGGTTGGCATAGCAGTGATTCTAATCTTTATTATTTCAACAAGGATGGGCATATGTGTAAAGGGAGTAAAACTATAGATCAAAGAAAATATTATTTTAATACCTCTAATGGTGAACTCATGAGTATGACTGCTCCAATACCTTATTATATGCAAACAGATTCTCGTTGGGCTAATAAAAAATATGGATCTGGTACAATGGCGAGCACTGGATGTGCGCAAACTTGTGCAGCTATGGCTTTCTCATTTTTGAAAAATCAAACTATTTTACCTCCTGATGTAGCATCATGGGGTTATAAAAATGGGTATTATAATGGAAAAGTGACAGGCACTATAGGTTCATTTTGGCCTGCTATCTCTAAACATTACGGGATTGCTTGTCAAGGTAACTTGACTGTTGATCAGGCAATAGATGCTTTAAGACATGGAAAACTTGTGGTTGCTGGAATGAATCCACCAAATTTCACATTTGAAGGGACAACACATGAAATTATTATTTATGGAATAGATGAAAATAATATGGTTAGCGTCTATGATCCATATTTCAAAAGTCATAATAAAAAATATTCAATAAAGCAAATATTTAAAGAAAAATCAACAGATAAAGGGGATTGTACATCTGGTGGACCAATTTTTGCTTTAGGTTAA
- a CDS encoding glycosyltransferase produces MKIAVVGLSPKVGGVETFIINMFRSLYQKHDFYFLTSYDEDVCYKDEILKNNGKIIKYCPRRSSLIKCRKDLNKFFKSNRVDVLWFNCCSLSSIEEIKIAYKNNISNIVVHSHNSKNMGSKLTFLLHTLNKLILNRFVYNTIACSNIAADWMFNNTLRKNTKILHNAVNAKKFQYNKNLDIKMRKKLNIEKDCSVIGHVGRFHFQKNHKFLINIYEKYYKINKNSRLILCGEGEDKASIKEYVKQKNIENNVLFLGNRNDMEQVYQCMNMIVFPSLFEGLPFVLIEAQASGIPCLISDNISREVAITNLIHFKSLSDDPELWANCVKNLIVYEKKSTLDEIVKAGYDIEENVKNFEKILKLK; encoded by the coding sequence ATGAAAATTGCAGTTGTTGGATTATCTCCAAAAGTTGGTGGAGTAGAAACATTTATTATAAATATGTTCAGAAGCTTATACCAAAAACATGATTTCTACTTTTTAACATCATATGATGAAGATGTTTGTTATAAAGACGAAATACTTAAAAATAATGGAAAAATCATTAAATATTGTCCAAGACGAAGTAGTTTGATTAAGTGCAGAAAGGATCTAAATAAATTTTTCAAATCAAATAGAGTAGATGTGTTATGGTTTAATTGCTGTAGTTTAAGCTCAATAGAAGAAATTAAAATTGCATATAAAAATAATATTTCAAACATTGTAGTTCATAGTCATAACTCCAAAAATATGGGAAGCAAATTAACATTCCTTTTACATACCTTAAATAAGCTTATATTAAACAGATTTGTTTATAACACCATTGCATGTTCAAATATAGCTGCCGATTGGATGTTTAATAATACTTTACGAAAAAATACAAAAATATTGCATAATGCAGTTAATGCGAAAAAATTTCAATATAATAAAAATCTTGATATAAAAATGAGAAAAAAATTAAATATAGAAAAGGATTGTAGTGTTATTGGACATGTAGGCAGATTTCATTTTCAAAAAAATCACAAATTTTTAATAAATATATATGAAAAATATTATAAAATAAATAAAAATTCAAGACTGATTTTATGTGGCGAAGGTGAGGATAAGGCGTCTATAAAAGAATATGTTAAACAGAAAAATATAGAAAATAATGTTCTATTTTTAGGAAATAGAAATGATATGGAGCAAGTGTATCAATGTATGAATATGATTGTTTTTCCATCATTATTTGAAGGGCTACCTTTTGTTTTAATAGAGGCGCAAGCATCAGGTATTCCGTGCTTAATCTCAGATAATATTTCTAGAGAGGTTGCGATAACTAATTTAATTCATTTTAAAAGTTTAAGTGATGATCCTGAATTATGGGCAAATTGTGTGAAAAATCTGATTGTATATGAGAAAAAGAGTACTTTAGATGAAATTGTGAAAGCCGGATATGATATTGAGGAAAACGTTAAGAATTTTGAAAAAATTTTGAAATTAAAGTAG
- a CDS encoding glycosyl transferase encodes MHAYLIIAYNDFELLKCLIRMLDYPYNDIYIHIDKKSKKFKQNDFIGITKYSKLYFIKREKVYWGGYSQVNCEINLLKSAKNRKSYSYYHLLSGADLPIKSIEEIYNFFENNLGKEFISFDVENEKNGEFLDRIKYYYPLQDIIGRRNKFFIKIQLLFIELQKKLNVNRIKNRNYIFRKGTNWFSITDNLATYILSKEEEIKSIFSKGWCVDEVFLQTLAWNSKFKENIYGDSMRLFDWNRGKPYIYREADFFELINSEKLFARKFSNSVDPKIIDTIEFYFQEKNTNK; translated from the coding sequence ATGCATGCTTATTTAATAATTGCTTACAATGATTTTGAATTATTAAAATGTTTAATTAGAATGTTAGATTATCCATATAATGATATATATATTCATATTGATAAGAAATCAAAGAAATTTAAACAAAATGATTTTATTGGTATTACTAAATATTCAAAATTATATTTTATAAAAAGAGAAAAAGTTTATTGGGGTGGATATTCTCAAGTTAATTGTGAGATCAATTTGTTGAAATCTGCAAAAAATAGAAAATCCTATTCTTATTATCATTTGCTTTCAGGAGCAGATTTACCAATAAAGTCAATTGAAGAAATTTATAATTTTTTTGAAAATAATTTAGGAAAAGAATTTATATCTTTTGATGTAGAAAATGAAAAAAATGGAGAATTTCTCGATCGAATAAAATATTATTATCCACTACAAGATATAATTGGTAGGAGAAATAAATTTTTTATTAAAATACAGCTTTTGTTTATCGAATTACAAAAAAAATTAAATGTAAATAGGATTAAAAATCGTAATTACATTTTTAGAAAAGGAACAAATTGGTTTAGTATTACTGATAATCTTGCAACGTATATTTTATCTAAAGAAGAAGAGATTAAAAGCATTTTTTCTAAAGGTTGGTGTGTAGATGAGGTTTTTTTGCAAACTTTAGCATGGAATTCAAAATTTAAAGAGAATATATATGGGGATAGTATGCGCTTATTTGATTGGAATCGTGGAAAACCATATATTTATAGAGAAGCTGACTTTTTTGAGTTAATTAATTCAGAAAAATTATTTGCAAGAAAATTTAGTAATTCAGTGGATCCGAAAATTATAGATACTATTGAATTTTATTTTCAAGAAAAAAATACTAATAAGTAA
- a CDS encoding polysaccharide pyruvyl transferase family protein: MKSSKVIFVKAYLNQNLGDDLFVDILVKRYPQHNFMIIVPNKNYYHFSKYKNVKLIKLNKVKKLINFLSFKLIDKNIFESYYEKKCDLTVTIGGSLFIQKENWYKNFLREKNNFYTKHKNFLLGCNFGPYFDSQFKENYEKIFRAYYDICFRDNYSYNLFKHLDNTRIAPDVVFNYKTVIDQGTDKAVMMSIIDPEKKLSENKISEYKQKIKECINYFHKKNYQINLVSFCNNEGDLEYINKIVAELDEMNNITIYDYTNDLDKIIDVIKHSEYIIATRFHCMILGWIMEKNVYPIVYSNKMKNVIDDVGFTGKFTYLENINDFSPEDVLLNKNVKIDVAFWRDKASEQFIKLDKFLEDHHE; this comes from the coding sequence ATGAAAAGTAGTAAAGTTATATTTGTGAAAGCATATTTAAACCAGAATTTAGGAGATGATTTATTTGTAGATATTTTAGTTAAAAGATATCCTCAACATAATTTTATGATAATAGTTCCCAATAAAAATTATTATCATTTTTCTAAATATAAAAATGTTAAGTTGATAAAATTAAACAAGGTGAAAAAATTAATTAATTTTTTAAGCTTTAAATTAATTGATAAAAATATTTTTGAAAGTTATTATGAAAAAAAATGTGACTTAACTGTAACAATAGGTGGATCTTTATTTATTCAAAAAGAAAATTGGTATAAAAATTTCTTAAGAGAAAAAAATAATTTTTATACTAAACATAAAAATTTCTTACTAGGCTGTAACTTTGGACCATATTTTGATAGTCAATTTAAAGAAAACTATGAAAAGATATTTAGAGCATACTATGATATTTGCTTTAGAGATAACTATTCGTATAATTTATTTAAACATTTAGATAATACTAGGATTGCACCAGATGTTGTCTTTAATTATAAAACAGTAATTGACCAAGGGACAGATAAAGCAGTTATGATGTCTATAATTGATCCAGAAAAAAAACTTTCAGAAAATAAAATATCTGAGTATAAACAAAAGATTAAAGAATGTATAAATTATTTCCATAAAAAAAATTATCAAATTAATTTGGTATCTTTTTGTAATAATGAAGGAGATTTAGAATATATTAATAAGATAGTGGCTGAATTAGATGAAATGAATAATATTACTATCTATGATTATACTAATGATTTAGATAAAATTATTGATGTTATTAAACACTCAGAATATATTATTGCTACAAGATTTCATTGCATGATTTTAGGTTGGATAATGGAAAAGAATGTATACCCAATTGTATACAGTAATAAAATGAAAAACGTTATAGATGATGTTGGTTTTACAGGAAAGTTTACATACCTAGAGAATATAAATGATTTTAGTCCTGAAGACGTATTATTAAATAAAAATGTTAAAATTGATGTAGCTTTTTGGAGAGATAAAGCTTCAGAACAGTTTATAAAATTAGATAAATTTTTGGAGGATCACCATGAATAA
- a CDS encoding EpsG family protein translates to MDYKSFLIYGSCLLLMILFAYLYTYFEKSDKCFCNIKVRLICKLLLILVPTILAGIRYNVGTDFLTYIKMYDNLKGIECIDYFTKYAAIFDIEPSFYIISRFAYLFFDSVKVVFYIYELIIVIFVVSALERFNVRKMLPLSIYIFFLYFIPISFNLIRHTAALAIIFYALSYFYEEKYFKFIIYVFLATLFHKTAIIFFLVLFFIPSKNEKINTMKIKIYYIMIVLSPLILNITMRFIKYIPFLSSYFEKYNVNFNNSGFGFLIFILPTMLPIIYMWKKGEKQNIIQSTMNVYLLTIPLSYLGYYLSWAGRMADYTRLLEIVLLPWLLTKQNQKEKKYILLYFILFYLFYYIYMYMFLGNNEIFPYQVW, encoded by the coding sequence ATGGATTATAAGTCATTTTTAATTTATGGAAGTTGTTTGCTTTTAATGATATTATTTGCTTATTTATATACATACTTTGAGAAATCAGATAAATGCTTTTGTAATATAAAAGTTAGATTGATTTGTAAATTACTTTTAATATTGGTTCCAACAATTTTAGCTGGAATACGTTATAATGTTGGAACTGATTTTTTAACATACATTAAGATGTATGATAACTTAAAGGGAATAGAATGCATTGATTATTTTACAAAATATGCAGCTATTTTTGATATTGAACCTTCTTTTTATATAATAAGCCGTTTTGCATATTTATTCTTTGATTCAGTTAAAGTAGTTTTTTACATTTATGAATTAATAATTGTTATTTTCGTGGTTTCAGCTTTAGAAAGGTTCAATGTGAGAAAAATGTTGCCTCTATCAATTTATATTTTCTTTTTGTATTTTATCCCAATAAGCTTTAACCTAATCAGACATACTGCAGCATTGGCTATAATATTTTATGCTTTATCATATTTTTATGAAGAAAAATATTTTAAATTTATTATTTATGTATTTTTAGCAACTTTGTTTCATAAAACTGCAATTATTTTTTTTCTAGTATTATTTTTTATACCATCCAAAAATGAAAAAATCAATACAATGAAAATTAAGATATATTATATAATGATAGTATTATCTCCATTGATTTTAAATATAACAATGAGATTTATAAAATATATTCCATTTCTTTCAAGCTATTTTGAAAAATATAATGTAAATTTTAATAATTCAGGATTTGGCTTTTTGATTTTCATATTACCTACTATGTTACCAATAATTTATATGTGGAAAAAAGGTGAAAAACAAAATATAATCCAAAGTACGATGAATGTATATTTGCTAACTATACCTTTATCATATCTTGGCTATTATTTGTCATGGGCAGGTAGAATGGCTGATTATACAAGGTTGTTAGAAATTGTTTTATTGCCTTGGCTATTAACAAAACAAAATCAAAAAGAAAAAAAATATATATTATTATATTTTATATTATTTTATTTATTCTATTATATATATATGTATATGTTTTTAGGAAATAATGAGATTTTCCCTTATCAAGTATGGTAG
- a CDS encoding polysaccharide biosynthesis protein: protein MNKRRYIQLGCMIGLTLLTQLITLIKMSVVASNFGVSVQMDAFNFSNNIASFIFSFISTGVATVLIPAYIYKKSPTAINTFISVIYFFSIVSVIFIFAFRYSIASMFSPNKLFITTVCSLMFVILISQFTNTIIGVASAYLQSENVFNLPKIIVLITNLVLTSLTLLKKNMTIYDYSLFILFTSFISMSLHIMLIKRFDFHYKVQFNLKNTDFKIMLHIFIPTIFSAGVYQITLLTDSLIATSLGEGQISLLNYSNSIMGMINMLLTTNLITFIYPKISKDIENGNNDNKVFEFFPLFTFVMVLIVVGLITIGEEGISLLYERGAFNRDFTSVIYICTIIYSISLPINMVRELVYRSLYAHGDTKLTFYNSVSASIINFVLSILFSFFIGIYGIILGTVITSIFSLSRIIYKFCKKYKIKNIEPFIFIDIMKILVTAVLTVIIIFLIQNIIIINNSILFILFYGILTVCIYLVLMLFMKVEFFKVKL, encoded by the coding sequence ATGAATAAAAGAAGATATATTCAATTAGGGTGTATGATAGGACTTACTCTACTTACTCAATTGATTACCTTAATAAAAATGTCAGTTGTAGCTAGTAATTTTGGAGTATCTGTTCAAATGGATGCATTTAATTTTTCTAATAATATTGCTTCATTTATTTTTAGTTTTATATCGACAGGAGTTGCTACAGTATTGATTCCTGCTTATATTTATAAGAAGAGTCCAACAGCAATTAATACATTTATAAGTGTAATTTATTTTTTTTCAATTGTTTCAGTCATTTTTATATTTGCATTTAGATATTCTATAGCTAGTATGTTTTCACCAAATAAGTTATTCATTACAACAGTTTGTAGTTTAATGTTTGTTATTTTAATTAGTCAATTTACAAATACAATTATAGGTGTAGCTAGTGCTTATCTACAATCAGAAAATGTTTTTAATTTACCTAAAATAATTGTTTTAATTACAAATTTAGTATTAACAAGCTTGACTCTATTAAAAAAAAATATGACAATTTATGATTATTCATTATTTATTTTGTTTACATCTTTTATTAGTATGAGTCTTCATATAATGTTAATTAAGAGATTTGATTTTCATTATAAAGTTCAATTTAATTTGAAAAACACGGATTTTAAAATAATGTTACATATTTTCATTCCTACAATCTTTAGTGCAGGTGTTTATCAAATAACATTATTAACTGATTCATTAATCGCCACCTCATTAGGCGAAGGACAAATATCATTATTGAATTATTCTAATTCTATAATGGGAATGATTAATATGCTTTTAACGACGAATTTAATAACTTTTATTTATCCTAAAATATCTAAAGATATCGAAAATGGAAATAATGATAATAAAGTATTTGAGTTTTTTCCATTATTCACTTTCGTTATGGTTCTTATAGTTGTTGGATTAATAACTATAGGAGAAGAAGGTATATCATTATTATATGAAAGAGGAGCATTTAACAGGGATTTTACTAGTGTAATATATATATGTACTATAATTTATTCTATTTCTTTACCAATAAATATGGTTAGAGAATTAGTTTATAGATCATTATATGCTCATGGTGACACTAAATTGACTTTCTATAATAGCGTAAGTGCTAGTATAATTAATTTTGTCCTAAGCATATTATTCTCGTTTTTTATAGGAATATATGGAATTATACTAGGAACGGTTATTACTTCGATTTTTTCATTAAGTAGAATCATATATAAATTTTGCAAAAAATATAAAATTAAAAACATAGAACCTTTTATTTTCATAGATATAATGAAAATTTTAGTTACTGCAGTTCTCACCGTTATAATAATATTTTTAATTCAAAATATCATTATAATAAACAATTCTATTTTATTTATATTATTTTATGGTATTCTAACTGTTTGCATTTATTTAGTTTTAATGCTATTTATGAAAGTTGAATTTTTTAAAGTTAAATTGTAG
- a CDS encoding glycosyltransferase family 2 protein, with the protein MKFSIIIPIYKSEKYLKRCLDSLMNQTYKDIEIICILDGEDEICENIVKEFIHIDNRFKMIKQINSGANFSRKVGFQNSLGEYVTFVDSDDWISVDTLEKCAKSLENNDFDLVKFGYVKVNNKNKYIYFPITKAFTLIQGKQEVKNIVINNMFKNYDFNQMWGQVIKKSKIRENFFNMDLTIAEDLYFNYNLINSIDSILLIEDCCYYYYFNNNSITKTKNKVRLLGDFNDITYVYQKILEDIESDSLFQKDQLNYIYYFVYKELIFYIFRCLNVTGLSYKDKINFILKQAQTDFYLRIKQRVKYDFIRNDKNGYRLVFKEMYNNHIKKALCYAMLIEIFVKIKK; encoded by the coding sequence TTGAAATTTTCAATTATTATTCCGATATATAAATCAGAAAAGTATTTAAAAAGATGTTTAGATTCCTTAATGAATCAAACGTATAAAGACATAGAAATTATATGTATATTAGATGGCGAGGATGAAATTTGTGAAAATATTGTAAAAGAGTTTATTCATATTGATAACAGATTTAAAATGATAAAGCAGATTAATTCTGGTGCAAATTTTTCAAGAAAAGTTGGTTTTCAAAATAGTTTAGGCGAATATGTCACTTTTGTAGATTCAGATGATTGGATTAGTGTTGATACTTTAGAAAAATGTGCTAAATCGTTAGAAAATAATGATTTCGATCTAGTAAAATTCGGATATGTTAAAGTAAATAATAAAAACAAGTATATATACTTTCCCATTACAAAAGCTTTTACTCTTATACAAGGAAAGCAAGAAGTTAAGAATATAGTTATAAATAATATGTTCAAAAACTACGATTTTAATCAAATGTGGGGACAAGTCATTAAAAAATCAAAAATAAGAGAAAATTTTTTTAATATGGACTTAACGATAGCTGAAGATTTGTATTTTAACTATAATTTGATAAATAGTATTGATAGTATACTGCTAATAGAAGACTGTTGTTATTATTATTATTTTAATAATAATAGTATAACTAAAACAAAAAATAAAGTTAGGCTATTAGGAGATTTTAATGATATCACCTATGTATATCAAAAGATTTTAGAGGATATAGAAAGTGATTCACTTTTTCAAAAAGATCAATTAAATTATATTTATTATTTTGTTTATAAAGAATTAATATTTTATATTTTTAGATGTTTAAATGTTACGGGATTAAGCTATAAAGACAAAATAAATTTTATCTTAAAACAAGCACAAACTGATTTTTATCTTAGAATTAAACAGAGGGTTAAGTATGATTTTATCAGAAATGATAAAAATGGATATAGATTGGTTTTCAAAGAAATGTACAATAATCATATAAAGAAAGCTTTATGTTATGCGATGCTTATAGAGATTTTTGTAAAAATAAAAAAATAA
- a CDS encoding glycosyltransferase, producing the protein MKKIIHVLNTNSFSGAENVAITIIQKINEKTDYISCYASYDGPINVFLNEKKIKHIVFEKLSVKNIKKIIRDEKPDILHCHDFTASVISSLAKGKSNVKIISHLHANPVWIRSINLKTLIYKICLKKISVVLAVSNSIFDEFKFTIENKKMISNPIDIKSIIKESESCHYDDQQEYDILFLGRLESPKDPLRFINIIAELQKKNKNISVAMVGDGKLKSECELLIKKLNLSDNIHLKGFKSNRLAFIKHSKILCVTSVWEGFGLMVIEALALSKPIVASPVGGLLEIINDKCGCFCSTNKEYVDELFNLLSDNDYYNQKVEASKKRGYELDNIKTYIQNLIEIYEKI; encoded by the coding sequence ATGAAAAAGATCATTCATGTTTTAAATACAAATAGCTTCTCTGGTGCAGAGAATGTAGCGATTACTATTATCCAAAAAATTAACGAAAAAACTGATTATATTTCATGCTATGCATCATATGATGGCCCAATTAATGTATTTTTGAATGAAAAAAAAATAAAACATATAGTGTTTGAAAAACTGTCTGTTAAAAATATAAAAAAAATTATTAGGGATGAGAAACCAGATATATTACATTGCCATGATTTTACTGCAAGCGTTATCTCGAGCTTAGCCAAAGGAAAATCCAATGTTAAAATTATATCGCATTTACATGCAAATCCTGTATGGATAAGAAGTATAAATTTAAAAACATTAATTTATAAAATTTGTTTGAAAAAAATTTCAGTAGTTTTAGCAGTATCTAATTCTATATTTGATGAGTTTAAATTCACAATAGAAAATAAAAAGATGATTTCAAATCCTATAGATATAAAAAGTATTATTAAAGAGTCAGAGTCGTGTCATTATGATGATCAGCAGGAGTATGATATTTTATTTTTAGGAAGATTAGAAAGTCCAAAGGACCCTTTAAGATTTATAAATATTATAGCAGAATTGCAAAAGAAAAATAAAAATATCAGTGTTGCAATGGTTGGTGATGGTAAATTAAAATCTGAATGCGAATTATTAATAAAAAAATTGAATTTATCAGACAATATCCATCTTAAAGGGTTTAAATCAAATAGATTAGCATTTATAAAACATTCTAAGATATTATGTGTGACCTCTGTTTGGGAAGGATTTGGATTAATGGTAATAGAAGCTTTAGCACTTTCAAAGCCAATTGTTGCAAGTCCTGTAGGCGGATTACTTGAAATTATAAATGATAAATGTGGATGTTTTTGTTCGACGAATAAAGAATATGTTGATGAATTATTCAATTTATTAAGTGATAATGATTATTATAATCAGAAAGTTGAAGCTAGTAAAAAAAGAGGTTATGAATTAGATAATATAAAAACTTATATACAAAATCTTATAGAAATATATGAAAAGATATAA
- a CDS encoding glycosyltransferase family 4 protein, whose protein sequence is MNKKILVLCNHNIVLYNFKKELIKALKEEGFDIYISMPFDNSLNYFENELKCKCFETQVDRRGLNPLKDLKLFRKYNHLIKIIKPDLIFAMTIKPTIYGGICSRIHRINFITNITGIGTTFQNNSLLKKVIISLYKKALHNCKACFFENEENKKIFLEYGIVNEKQAITVKGAGVNLNEFRIQPQVKKDCLVFSFVGRVMKEKGIDEFLYCVEKLKAKKDIEFRVYGFCEDDYLKQLKKLEKNENFKYYGFVKDMKKVYKESDVIVLPSYHEGMSNVLLEAAACGDVIITTNIYGCKEAVDNGKTGFLIRKKNKEELLECIKLISKMNYNDIKEMGVAAREKMVIEFDREKINQIYLKTINDKF, encoded by the coding sequence ATGAATAAAAAAATACTTGTTTTATGTAATCATAATATCGTTTTATATAATTTCAAAAAAGAACTTATAAAAGCATTAAAAGAAGAAGGCTTTGATATTTATATTTCAATGCCCTTTGATAACAGTTTAAATTATTTTGAAAATGAATTAAAATGTAAATGCTTTGAAACACAAGTTGATAGAAGAGGGTTAAATCCACTAAAAGATTTAAAGCTGTTTAGAAAATATAACCATTTAATTAAAATAATTAAACCGGATCTTATTTTTGCTATGACGATTAAACCTACTATTTATGGAGGCATTTGTTCTCGAATACATAGAATTAATTTTATTACTAATATAACAGGAATTGGTACGACTTTTCAAAATAATAGTCTATTGAAAAAAGTTATAATATCTTTATATAAAAAAGCATTACATAACTGTAAAGCATGTTTTTTTGAAAATGAGGAAAATAAAAAAATTTTTTTAGAGTATGGTATTGTAAATGAAAAACAGGCAATTACAGTTAAAGGTGCTGGAGTTAACTTAAATGAATTCAGAATACAACCTCAGGTTAAGAAAGATTGCTTAGTATTTAGCTTTGTAGGTAGAGTAATGAAAGAAAAAGGAATTGATGAGTTTTTATACTGTGTTGAAAAATTAAAAGCAAAAAAAGATATAGAATTTAGAGTTTATGGATTTTGCGAAGATGATTATTTAAAACAATTGAAAAAATTAGAAAAAAATGAAAATTTCAAATATTATGGTTTCGTGAAAGATATGAAAAAAGTTTATAAAGAGTCAGATGTGATTGTATTACCATCATATCATGAAGGGATGTCAAACGTTTTATTAGAAGCGGCAGCATGCGGAGATGTTATTATAACGACAAATATTTATGGATGTAAAGAAGCAGTCGATAATGGAAAAACTGGATTTTTGATAAGGAAAAAAAATAAAGAGGAATTATTAGAGTGTATAAAATTAATATCAAAAATGAATTATAATGATATAAAAGAAATGGGTGTTGCAGCTAGAGAAAAAATGGTTATAGAATTTGATAGAGAAAAGATAAATCAAATTTATTTAAAAACTATAAACGATAAATTTTAA